A window of the Pogona vitticeps strain Pit_001003342236 chromosome 4, PviZW2.1, whole genome shotgun sequence genome harbors these coding sequences:
- the PTGFR gene encoding prostaglandin F2-alpha receptor isoform X2: protein MNSTKSLPLAGIGVFSNTTCPTEKKISVFFSVIFMTVGILSNSLAIAILMKAYQRFRQKSKASFLLFASGLVITDLLGHLITGTIAVFVYASDKDWIRFNQSNVLCSVFGMCMVFFGLCPLFLGSVMAVERCIGVTKPIFHSTKMTSRHVKLMLTMVCLFAIFIALLPILRLRAYQIQASRTWCFYRTEHFEDWEDRFYLLLFSCLGLLALAISFVCNAVTGITLLRVKFKSQHRQGRSHHFEMIIQLLAIMCVSCICWSPFLGLAGAF from the exons ATGAACAGTACAAAATCACTGCCGTTGGCTGGAATTGGTGTATTTTCCAACACTACCTGCCCCACAGAAAAGAAgatctctgtgtttttttctgttatcTTCATGACGGTGGGGATTTTATCCAACAGTCTTGCAATAGCAATTCTCATGAAGGCATATCAGAGGTTTAGACAGAAATCAAAGgcatcttttttgctttttgccagTGGCTTGGTTATCACAGATCTGCTGGGCCATCTAATCACAGGAACCATTGCAGTTTTTGTGTATGCATCGGACAAAGACTGGATTCGATTTAATCAGTCAAACGTTCTCTGCAGTGTTTTTGGAATGTGTATGGTATTCTTTGGACTATGTCCTCTTTTTCTGGGCAGTGTGATGGCTGTTGAACGCTGCATTGGAGTCACTAAACCAATATTCCATTCAACAAAAATGACTTCTAGACATGTAAAACTGATGTTGACTATGGTATGTCTTTTTGCCATTTTCATAGCTTTGTTGCCTATACTTAGGTTACGAGCTTATCAAATTCAGGCATCAAGAACCTGGTGCTTCTATAGAACAGAGCATTTTGAAGACTGGGAAGACAGATTTTACCTCTTGCTTTTTTCATGCTTGGGTTTACTAGCCCTTGCTATTTCATTTGTATGCAATGCTGTGACGGGAATTACACTTTTAAGAGTCAAATTTAAAAGTCAACATAGACAAGGCAGATCTCATCATTTTGAGATGATCATTCAGCTCTTGGCTATAATGTGTGTCTCTTGTATTTGCTGGAGCCCTTTCCTG gggctggcaggggctttttaa